The following coding sequences lie in one Mercenaria mercenaria strain notata chromosome 5, MADL_Memer_1, whole genome shotgun sequence genomic window:
- the LOC128557484 gene encoding uncharacterized protein LOC128557484, with the protein MYGLNGMFLILAGLSLNIFVLFTMCWTNRVAVINARAQEATSTKTEFDDCTGSSRKGCNSLIDIMLNCIAHANKLFHVPYVLVLTSSSLSLAILNGYVGVMLDIALWKGMTSSQGYITFVVYYSCTAVSCVVVGLLKQKKGVNSLVYPILSTFCGCCGQLLIIFTSKYAVYMLGTALTGMTYGGVIASSLSVIVQMVSQKQVPVAAGLFSTLAGLASLGVGPLYGSIRDISGSYRSVLVTVSCVQALSSVLFIIALITNRRRKKRLQSDRSNEIIASTRL; encoded by the exons ATGTACGGTCTAAATGGAATGTTTCTTATTCTTGCTGGGCTCAGCTTAAAtatctttgttcttttcactATGTGTTGGACAAATCGTGTTGCTGTCATAAACGCCCGAGCACAGGAGGCAACAAGTACAAAAACAGAATTCGATGATTGTACTGGAAGTTCCAGAAAAGGGTGTAATTCGTTAATCGACATTATGCTTAATTGCATTGCACATGCTAATAAACTGTTTCACGTGCCTTATGTACTTGTACTTACTTCAAGTAGTTTATCTCTCGCAATATTAAATGGATATGTAGGAGTAATGCTTGACATCGCTTTATGGAAAGGAATGACAAGTTCACAAGGATACATTACTTTTGTAGTGTATTATTCATGCACCGCTGTGTCATGTGTAGTGGTAGGACTTCTCAAACAAAAGAAGGGAGTGAATTCCTTGGTTTATCCGATTCTTTCTACCTTTTGCGGATGTTGTGGTCAATTGCTCataatatttacatcaaaatatgCCGTATATATGCTCGGGACAGCTCTCACCGGCATGACATACGGGGGTGTTATAGCTTCGTCATTATCCGTTATTGTGCAAATGGTCAGCCAAAAGCAAGTACCTGTGGCAGCTGGACTTTTTTCAACATTAGCAGGACTAGCATCGCTTGGAGTCGGACCATTATATG GTAGTATCCGAGATATCTCTGGTAGCTACAGGAGTGTCCTTGTTACAGTTTCATGTGTACAAGCACTGTCTTCTGTTCTTTTTATCATTGCCTTGATAACTAACAGACGGCGAAAGAAAAGATTACAGAGTGACAGGTCAAATGAGATAATCGCTTCAACAAGACTCTAG